Proteins found in one Nocardia brasiliensis ATCC 700358 genomic segment:
- a CDS encoding cation:dicarboxylate symporter family transporter, whose translation MTEATPQAAPKKRDRTHWLYLAVIVAVVAGILVGWLAPSFGVAVAPLGSIFVNLIKMMIAPVIFCTIVLGIGSIRTAATVGKVGGLAIGYFLVMSTFALGIGLVVGNLLQPGTGLNIASTTKAGHDLATTAEKAGDTWKFISDIVPTTLFSSLTSGSVLQALFIAVLAGFALQAMGKTGEPILRGIGLLQKLVFRILVMILWLAPIGAFGAIANVVGKTGLDAVVKLGTLMIAFYLTCLVFVFGVLGVVLWSVSRVSVLKLVRYLAREYLLIVATSSSESALPRLIAKMEHMGVERTTVGVVVPTGYSFNLDGTAIYLTMASIFIADAMGKPLSIGEQIGLLLFMIIASKGAAGVTGAGLATLAGGLQSHRPELLDGVGLIVGIDRFMSEARALTNFSGNAVATVLIGTWTKTIDNDRVHEVLDRKLPFDEQTMVDNDHGAQPQQEPDTTDLVRA comes from the coding sequence ATGACCGAAGCAACACCACAAGCAGCACCGAAGAAGCGCGACCGTACCCACTGGCTGTACCTGGCCGTCATCGTGGCGGTCGTCGCGGGCATTCTCGTCGGTTGGCTGGCACCCAGCTTCGGGGTGGCTGTTGCTCCACTCGGCAGCATCTTCGTGAACCTGATCAAGATGATGATCGCGCCGGTCATCTTCTGCACGATCGTGCTCGGCATCGGTTCCATCCGGACCGCGGCCACGGTCGGCAAGGTCGGCGGGCTCGCCATCGGGTACTTCCTGGTGATGTCGACCTTCGCGCTCGGCATCGGACTGGTCGTCGGCAATCTGCTGCAACCCGGCACCGGGTTGAACATCGCCTCGACCACGAAAGCGGGCCACGACCTCGCGACCACGGCCGAAAAAGCAGGCGACACCTGGAAATTCATCAGCGACATCGTCCCGACGACGCTGTTCTCCTCGCTCACCTCGGGCAGCGTGCTGCAAGCCCTGTTCATCGCGGTGCTGGCGGGTTTCGCGTTGCAGGCCATGGGCAAGACCGGCGAGCCGATCCTGCGCGGCATCGGGCTGCTGCAGAAGCTGGTGTTCCGCATCCTGGTGATGATCCTGTGGCTGGCGCCGATCGGCGCGTTCGGTGCGATCGCCAACGTGGTCGGCAAGACCGGGCTCGACGCCGTGGTGAAGTTGGGCACGTTGATGATCGCGTTCTACCTGACCTGTTTGGTGTTCGTCTTCGGTGTGCTCGGCGTCGTGCTGTGGTCGGTGTCGCGGGTATCGGTGCTGAAACTGGTCCGCTACTTGGCGCGTGAGTACCTGCTGATCGTCGCGACGTCGTCCTCCGAATCCGCGCTGCCTCGGCTGATCGCGAAAATGGAGCACATGGGCGTCGAGCGGACGACCGTGGGTGTGGTTGTGCCGACCGGGTATTCGTTCAATTTGGATGGCACTGCAATCTACCTGACCATGGCCTCTATTTTCATCGCCGACGCGATGGGCAAACCGCTCAGTATCGGCGAGCAGATCGGCCTGCTGCTGTTCATGATCATCGCCTCGAAGGGCGCCGCCGGTGTCACCGGCGCGGGGCTGGCGACGCTGGCCGGCGGCTTGCAGAGCCATCGGCCCGAACTGCTGGACGGCGTCGGCTTGATCGTCGGCATCGACCGCTTCATGTCCGAGGCCCGTGCCCTCACCAACTTCTCCGGTAATGCCGTGGCCACTGTGCTCATCGGTACCTGGACCAAGACCATCGACAACGACCGCGTGCACGAGGTACTCGACCGCAAGCTGCCGTTCGATGAACAGACCATGGTCGATAACGACCACGGCGCGCAGCCGCAGCAGGAGCCCGACACCACGGACCTGGTTCGCGCATAG
- a CDS encoding sensor histidine kinase yields the protein MVIVGAVLAVVDARHHSDVTTTREVRDVAVSIAEAPSTLSAVYSTDPTRLLQPVTERVRLSTGMDFLVVMAPDRTRYTHTNPDMIGKPFSGNIDRALAGETFTETFTGTLGPSIRAVAPVYDGNRVVALVSAGVTRAKIGDQVATQLPLILGVAAAGLIVAGSGSFLLSRRLRRQTHGLAPAELRALYEQHDAVLHSIHEGLVVFGMAGERAEVVNDQARALLGLPEGEVRRGDLPVSMQQMSWGVVRDEMHVTGDRILLINQDIVTWEGRPIGTVMTIRDHTELREVMGELDSVRSFAESLHAQAHESANRLHTVVTMVELGRYREAVAFATSELELSQTLIDRLFAAVGAPALAALLLGKVNQANERSIELTVTEETALDSIEPLSPQEMVTLVGNLTDNAIDAAAESPNGWVEVTLRQQDSALYLRVADSGPGMSEEIFNRASQRGYSTKADHHGLGLALVHRLVARHGGTIRTDLDPESAVTVTIPRKDAQ from the coding sequence ATGGTCATCGTCGGCGCGGTGCTCGCGGTCGTCGACGCACGCCATCACAGCGACGTGACCACCACCCGCGAGGTGAGGGATGTCGCGGTGAGCATCGCTGAGGCACCGTCCACCCTCTCGGCCGTCTACTCCACCGATCCGACCCGGCTGCTGCAGCCGGTCACCGAGCGGGTCCGGTTGTCCACCGGCATGGATTTCCTGGTGGTCATGGCGCCGGACCGGACCCGCTACACCCACACCAACCCGGACATGATCGGCAAGCCGTTCAGCGGGAACATCGATCGCGCGCTGGCCGGAGAGACCTTCACCGAGACGTTCACCGGCACCCTGGGCCCCTCGATCCGCGCGGTGGCGCCGGTCTACGACGGCAATCGGGTGGTCGCGCTGGTGTCGGCCGGGGTGACCCGGGCCAAGATCGGCGATCAGGTCGCCACGCAGCTGCCGCTGATCCTCGGCGTCGCCGCGGCGGGCCTGATCGTCGCCGGCAGCGGCTCGTTTCTGCTGAGCCGCAGGCTGCGCAGGCAGACCCACGGACTCGCACCCGCCGAACTGCGCGCGCTCTACGAACAGCACGACGCCGTCCTGCACTCGATCCACGAGGGCCTGGTGGTGTTCGGCATGGCGGGCGAGCGCGCGGAGGTGGTGAACGATCAGGCCCGCGCGCTGCTCGGGCTGCCGGAGGGCGAGGTGCGCCGCGGCGACCTGCCGGTCTCCATGCAGCAGATGAGCTGGGGCGTGGTCCGCGACGAGATGCACGTGACCGGGGACCGCATCCTGCTCATCAACCAGGACATCGTCACCTGGGAGGGCAGGCCGATCGGCACCGTCATGACGATCCGCGATCACACCGAATTGCGGGAGGTGATGGGCGAACTCGATTCGGTGCGCAGTTTCGCCGAATCGCTGCACGCGCAGGCGCACGAATCCGCCAACCGGCTGCACACCGTGGTCACCATGGTGGAGCTCGGCCGCTACCGGGAGGCCGTCGCGTTCGCCACCTCGGAACTCGAACTCTCCCAGACCCTCATCGACCGGCTGTTCGCCGCGGTGGGCGCGCCCGCGCTGGCCGCGCTGCTGCTCGGCAAGGTGAACCAGGCCAACGAGCGCAGCATCGAATTGACCGTCACCGAGGAGACCGCGCTCGACTCGATCGAGCCGCTCTCACCGCAGGAGATGGTCACCCTCGTCGGCAACCTGACCGACAACGCCATCGACGCCGCCGCGGAGAGCCCGAACGGCTGGGTGGAAGTCACTCTGCGGCAACAAGATTCGGCACTATACCTGCGGGTCGCGGACAGCGGCCCCGGCATGTCCGAGGAGATCTTCAACCGCGCGTCCCAGCGCGGCTATTCGACCAAGGCCGACCATCACGGACTCGGCCTCGCGCTGGTGCACCGCCTGGTGGCCCGGCACGGGGGGACCATTCGTACCGACCTAGATCCGGAAAGCGCGGTTACCGTGACGATTCCGCGAAAGGACGCACAGTGA
- a CDS encoding response regulator — MIRVLIVEDEPLIAEAHRAYVDRIEGFVPVGVAHTGREAMRAAADNAAEGTPIDLVLMDIGLPDASGLDVAAALTGLAPRPDVIAITSARDLAMVRTAVSHGVVLYLLKPFTFAAFRDKLDRYREFRTALPAGETAVSQHDIDRALSALRTPDQRATTPKGVAPQTLDEISRTVRAAPEGITAADTATTIGVSRITAWRYLEKLADDGLVTRRSDYGRAGRPKTRYVWKSKT; from the coding sequence GTGATCCGAGTGCTGATCGTCGAGGACGAGCCCCTCATCGCCGAGGCGCACCGCGCCTACGTGGACCGCATCGAGGGTTTCGTCCCCGTCGGCGTGGCGCACACCGGCCGGGAGGCGATGCGGGCCGCCGCCGACAACGCGGCCGAGGGCACCCCGATCGACCTGGTGCTCATGGACATCGGCCTACCCGACGCGAGCGGTCTCGATGTCGCGGCGGCGCTGACCGGCCTCGCGCCGCGTCCGGACGTCATCGCCATCACCTCCGCTCGCGACCTCGCGATGGTGCGCACCGCGGTCTCGCACGGCGTGGTGCTGTATCTGCTGAAGCCGTTCACCTTCGCGGCCTTTCGCGACAAGCTGGACCGCTACCGGGAATTCCGCACCGCGCTGCCCGCCGGCGAGACCGCGGTGTCCCAGCACGACATCGACCGCGCCCTCAGCGCCCTGCGCACCCCGGACCAGCGCGCCACCACACCCAAAGGTGTTGCGCCGCAAACACTCGACGAGATCTCCCGGACCGTGCGCGCGGCCCCGGAGGGCATCACCGCCGCGGACACCGCGACCACCATCGGCGTCTCCCGCATCACCGCGTGGCGCTACCTGGAGAAACTCGCCGACGACGGCCTGGTGACCCGCCGCTCCGACTACGGCCGCGCGGGCCGCCCCAAAACCCGCTACGTCTGGAAATCCAAGACCTGA
- a CDS encoding TIGR03089 family protein, whose protein sequence is MREFQESLTLTERVLDPILEREPAGPRVTYYDDATGARIELSGLTLANWAAKTANLIRDEFGLSPGARIAVLLPAHWQTAAVLLGCWWAGTEVVLRPDDDAELALVTPDRLDDTQQVAEVAALSLDALGAPVRDLPIGVTDFATSVRVHGDQFRPAGAGAALDGMTVPEVLAEAKKSAMRQGFSEGDRVLSSTPWDTPAELIDGFIAVLAAGASLVQVANPDPALRERRIEAEKVTAQRG, encoded by the coding sequence ATGCGTGAATTCCAAGAGTCGCTCACCCTCACCGAACGGGTGCTCGACCCGATTCTCGAGCGTGAGCCGGCCGGCCCGCGCGTCACCTACTACGACGACGCCACCGGCGCCCGGATCGAACTGTCCGGGCTGACCCTGGCGAACTGGGCCGCGAAGACGGCCAATCTGATCAGGGACGAATTCGGCCTCAGCCCCGGTGCCCGGATCGCGGTGCTGCTGCCGGCGCACTGGCAGACCGCCGCCGTCCTGCTCGGCTGCTGGTGGGCGGGTACCGAGGTGGTGCTGCGCCCGGACGACGACGCCGAACTCGCCCTGGTGACGCCCGACCGGCTCGACGACACCCAGCAGGTCGCCGAGGTCGCGGCGCTGTCGCTGGACGCGCTCGGCGCCCCGGTGCGCGATCTGCCGATCGGCGTGACCGACTTCGCCACCTCGGTGCGCGTGCACGGCGACCAGTTCCGGCCCGCGGGCGCGGGCGCGGCGCTCGACGGTATGACCGTCCCGGAGGTCCTCGCCGAGGCGAAGAAATCCGCTATGCGCCAAGGCTTTTCCGAAGGCGACCGGGTGCTGTCCAGCACGCCGTGGGATACCCCCGCCGAGCTGATCGACGGTTTCATCGCCGTGCTGGCCGCGGGCGCGAGCCTGGTCCAGGTCGCCAATCCCGATCCGGCGCTGCGCGAGCGGCGTATCGAAGCGGAGAAGGTCACCGCGCAGCGCGGGTGA
- a CDS encoding cytochrome P450, producing the protein MKPQYWFRWLSVQGAPRLVLRRQAKRGEPFAELLGGPTGFGNPYPLIEQLRGEGRIIRTALSWASFDYELCRGVLRDSRFGVRTTENFDIPGPIQKLARYFPLPPNPVEPPSMLVIDPPEHTRMRKPVASAFTPRAIARLRERVETVTTELLATLPSGGSADLISAYAAQVPIAIISEMLGFPDKDRELFLRWGDLTTPLLDLGISWRAHRRAMAAMEVMNSYLDEHIARLRRTPGDDILSTLVSAGELNNLELKATASLLMGAGFETTVNLIGNGVVQLIAHPDQLARLREEPQLWPNAVEEVLRFDSPVQTTARTAVRDAEVGGVPIRAGETIVLSLAGANRDPAMFTEPQRFDVGRPNAKEHLTFSSGIHVCLGASLARMEGVHALRALFERFPELRLDGTPQRRELFTLHGYEQLPVRLGRSVSTTAPATV; encoded by the coding sequence ATGAAGCCGCAGTATTGGTTCCGCTGGTTGTCCGTGCAGGGCGCGCCCCGCCTGGTGCTACGGAGGCAGGCCAAACGCGGGGAGCCGTTCGCCGAACTGCTCGGCGGGCCCACCGGCTTCGGCAATCCGTATCCGCTGATCGAGCAGCTGCGCGGCGAAGGCCGGATCATCCGCACCGCGTTGTCCTGGGCCAGCTTCGACTACGAACTGTGCCGAGGCGTCCTGCGCGACAGCCGCTTCGGCGTGCGCACCACCGAGAACTTCGATATCCCCGGCCCGATCCAGAAGCTGGCCAGGTATTTCCCGCTGCCGCCGAACCCGGTGGAGCCGCCCTCCATGCTGGTGATCGACCCGCCGGAGCACACCCGGATGCGCAAGCCGGTGGCCTCCGCGTTCACGCCGCGCGCCATCGCCAGGCTGCGCGAGCGGGTCGAGACGGTCACCACGGAGCTGCTCGCGACGCTGCCCTCCGGCGGGTCCGCCGACCTGATCAGCGCGTACGCCGCGCAGGTGCCGATCGCGATCATCTCCGAGATGCTCGGCTTCCCCGACAAGGACCGGGAACTGTTCCTGCGCTGGGGCGATCTGACGACCCCGCTGCTCGACCTCGGCATCTCCTGGCGCGCGCACCGGCGCGCGATGGCGGCGATGGAGGTGATGAACAGCTACCTCGACGAGCACATCGCCCGGCTGCGCCGCACGCCCGGCGACGACATCCTGAGCACCCTGGTGAGCGCGGGCGAACTGAACAACCTGGAACTCAAGGCTACCGCGAGCCTGCTGATGGGCGCGGGCTTCGAGACCACGGTCAACCTCATCGGCAACGGCGTGGTCCAGTTGATCGCCCACCCCGACCAGCTGGCACGGCTGCGCGAGGAGCCGCAGCTGTGGCCCAACGCCGTCGAAGAGGTGCTGCGCTTCGACTCCCCGGTGCAGACCACCGCGCGCACCGCGGTGCGCGACGCCGAGGTCGGCGGCGTGCCGATCCGGGCGGGCGAGACCATCGTGCTGTCGCTCGCGGGCGCGAACCGCGATCCCGCGATGTTCACCGAACCGCAGCGTTTCGATGTCGGCAGGCCGAATGCCAAGGAGCACTTGACCTTCAGCAGCGGCATCCATGTCTGTCTCGGGGCGAGCCTGGCCAGGATGGAAGGCGTGCACGCCTTGCGCGCCCTGTTCGAACGCTTCCCCGAGCTACGGCTGGACGGCACGCCGCAGCGCAGGGAGCTGTTCACGCTGCACGGCTACGAGCAGCTGCCGGTCCGCCTCGGCCGCAGCGTCTCCACCACCGCACCCGCGACAGTCTGA
- the rfbD gene encoding dTDP-4-dehydrorhamnose reductase, whose product MTTSTPPGPVAPANLIVTGARGQLGRELLRLAPGARALSRADLDITDPDAVAAALRPGAVVLNCAAYTAVDQAETEIAAAFAGNETGPAVLAAACARAGARLIHLSTDYVFAGTGARPYETTDPTGPVTVYGQSKLAGEKAVLALAPQAHVVRTAWVYTGHGSDFVATMRRLERERDTVDVVDDQLGSPTYAADLAAALLELAGRPDAPRLLHATNAGQASWFELARAVFAAVGADPARVRPCDSSAYPRPARRPAYSVLSPRAWHDAGLTPLRPWRAALDEALSRSSDGLGPAATTRLSGRE is encoded by the coding sequence GTGACGACCTCGACACCGCCCGGCCCCGTCGCACCCGCGAATCTGATCGTGACCGGAGCCCGCGGACAGCTCGGGCGGGAACTGCTGCGGCTCGCGCCCGGCGCCCGCGCGTTGAGCCGCGCCGACCTGGACATCACCGACCCGGACGCGGTCGCCGCCGCGCTCCGGCCGGGAGCGGTGGTGCTCAACTGCGCCGCCTATACCGCGGTCGATCAGGCCGAGACCGAGATCGCAGCGGCGTTCGCGGGCAACGAGACCGGACCGGCCGTGCTCGCCGCCGCCTGCGCCAGGGCCGGCGCGCGGCTGATCCACCTCTCCACCGACTACGTTTTCGCGGGGACCGGCGCGCGCCCCTACGAGACCACCGACCCGACCGGACCGGTCACGGTGTACGGGCAGTCCAAACTCGCGGGCGAAAAGGCCGTGCTGGCGCTGGCGCCGCAGGCGCACGTGGTGCGCACCGCATGGGTATACACCGGGCACGGCAGCGATTTCGTCGCCACCATGCGCCGGCTGGAGCGCGAACGCGACACCGTCGACGTGGTGGACGACCAACTCGGATCACCCACCTACGCCGCCGATCTCGCCGCCGCGCTGCTGGAATTGGCCGGGCGGCCCGACGCGCCGCGCCTGCTGCACGCCACCAACGCCGGACAGGCCAGCTGGTTCGAGCTCGCGCGCGCGGTGTTCGCGGCGGTGGGCGCCGATCCGGCCCGGGTACGCCCGTGCGATTCGTCCGCGTATCCGAGACCCGCACGGCGCCCGGCATATTCGGTGTTGTCGCCGCGGGCCTGGCACGACGCGGGGCTCACCCCGCTGCGTCCGTGGCGAGCCGCGCTGGACGAGGCGCTGTCCCGCTCGTCCGATGGACTGGGTCCGGCCGCGACCACTAGGCTCAGCGGCCGTGAGTGA
- a CDS encoding LCP family protein: MTRPRGAESPLPAGGPLRALAAVVAVVVFVITGFAWHSVDSLISNIERIGGLGLGGGRDGAVDILLVGVDSRTDAHGNPLSDRERAMLHAGDEVGTNTDTIVLIRVPNDGRSATAISIPRDSYVDIPDLGKGKINSAYGATKETQRLKLINQGVAEDEADKQSTKAGRQALIKSVANLTGISVDHYAEVSLLGFVLLTDAVGGVEVCLNNPVDEWMSGADFPAGRQRLDGPAALSFVRQRHNLPRGDLDRIVRQQVFMAQLVGQVLSAKTLSNPGRMKQLSDAVGRTVVLDDDWDVLAFLQQLQDLSGGQVKFETIPVTDLNYLTSGGESVVRVDPAAVKSYVSSLVDGKAGETAAEPALDPATVTVSVYNASGIGGLAGKVAQALTGKGFHEGLVGNYTGPSVTSSRVLAANAGDAKAKAVAKELGGLPVLADAGLSPDSVSVVLASDYSGPGSAAGSMFDFSGTSSATATPVPPAPPIDAGQNGPKCVN, encoded by the coding sequence GTGACCCGGCCGCGCGGCGCTGAATCGCCGTTGCCCGCCGGCGGTCCACTGCGCGCACTGGCCGCGGTGGTCGCCGTCGTGGTGTTCGTCATCACCGGTTTCGCCTGGCACAGCGTCGACAGCCTGATCTCCAATATCGAGCGCATCGGCGGACTCGGACTCGGCGGCGGCCGGGACGGCGCCGTCGACATCCTGCTCGTCGGCGTGGACAGCCGCACCGACGCGCACGGCAATCCGCTCAGCGACCGGGAACGCGCGATGCTGCACGCGGGCGACGAGGTGGGCACGAACACCGACACCATCGTGCTGATCCGGGTGCCGAACGACGGGCGCTCCGCGACCGCGATCTCGATCCCGCGCGACTCCTACGTCGACATCCCCGATCTGGGTAAGGGCAAGATCAATTCGGCCTACGGCGCCACCAAGGAGACCCAGCGGCTGAAGCTGATCAACCAGGGCGTCGCGGAGGACGAGGCGGACAAGCAGTCCACCAAGGCGGGCCGCCAGGCGCTGATCAAGTCCGTGGCCAACCTCACCGGCATCAGCGTCGACCACTACGCCGAGGTGAGCCTGCTCGGCTTCGTGCTGCTCACCGATGCCGTCGGCGGTGTCGAGGTGTGCTTGAACAACCCGGTCGACGAGTGGATGTCGGGTGCCGACTTCCCGGCCGGACGCCAGCGCCTGGACGGCCCCGCGGCGTTGAGTTTCGTGCGGCAGCGGCACAATCTGCCGCGCGGCGACCTGGACCGGATCGTGCGCCAGCAGGTGTTCATGGCCCAGCTGGTCGGGCAGGTGCTCAGCGCGAAGACGCTCAGCAATCCGGGACGGATGAAACAGCTCAGCGACGCCGTCGGCCGCACGGTGGTGCTCGACGACGACTGGGACGTGCTCGCGTTCCTGCAACAGCTGCAAGACCTTTCGGGCGGTCAGGTGAAATTCGAGACCATTCCGGTCACCGATCTGAACTACCTGACCTCGGGCGGCGAATCGGTGGTGCGGGTCGATCCCGCCGCGGTCAAGTCGTATGTGTCGTCGCTGGTCGACGGCAAGGCCGGCGAGACGGCCGCCGAGCCCGCCCTGGATCCGGCCACGGTGACCGTCAGCGTGTACAACGCCAGCGGTATCGGCGGCCTGGCCGGGAAGGTGGCACAGGCGTTGACCGGCAAGGGGTTTCACGAGGGACTGGTCGGCAATTACACCGGCCCGAGCGTGACGAGCAGCCGGGTGCTCGCCGCGAACGCCGGCGACGCCAAGGCCAAGGCGGTGGCGAAGGAGCTCGGCGGTCTGCCGGTGCTGGCCGATGCCGGCCTGTCCCCGGATTCGGTGAGCGTCGTGCTGGCGAGCGACTATTCTGGTCCGGGTTCGGCGGCTGGGAGCATGTTCGACTTCTCCGGAACGTCGAGCGCCACCGCCACGCCAGTCCCGCCCGCCCCACCGATCGACGCAGGCCAGAACGGACCGAAATGCGTGAACTAG
- a CDS encoding sugar phosphate nucleotidyltransferase: MAGNAGTDAVILVGGQGTRLRPLTLSAPKPMLPTAGLPFLTHLLARIADAGITHVVLGTSFKAEVFEEHFGDGAELGLDIEYVTETEPLGTGGGIRNVLPKLRADTVMVFNGDVLGGTELGAVLDTHESTNADVTLHLVRVSDPRAFGCVPTDADGRVTAFLEKTQDPPTDQINAGCYVFRREYIEKIPAGRPVSVEREVFPSLLAEGARVQGHVDSSYWRDMGTPEDFVRGSADLVRGIAPSPALPGQRGESLVHPGAGVAPGALLIGGTVVGRGAEVGAGARLDGAVIFDGAVIEAGATVERSIIGFGARIGPRALVRDGVIGDGAQVGARCELLRGARVWPGVEIPDGGIRFSTDV; encoded by the coding sequence ATGGCAGGAAATGCAGGCACCGACGCCGTGATCCTGGTGGGCGGGCAGGGGACGCGGCTGCGCCCGCTGACCCTCTCGGCACCGAAGCCGATGCTGCCGACGGCCGGGCTGCCGTTCCTGACGCATCTGCTCGCCCGCATCGCGGACGCAGGCATCACCCACGTCGTGCTCGGCACCTCGTTCAAGGCGGAGGTGTTCGAGGAGCATTTCGGTGACGGCGCCGAGCTCGGCCTCGACATCGAATACGTCACCGAGACCGAGCCGCTCGGCACCGGCGGCGGCATCCGCAATGTGCTGCCCAAACTGCGCGCCGACACCGTGATGGTGTTCAACGGCGACGTGCTCGGCGGCACCGAACTCGGCGCGGTGCTCGACACGCACGAGTCCACCAATGCCGACGTGACGCTGCACCTGGTCCGGGTCAGCGATCCGCGCGCGTTCGGCTGTGTGCCGACCGACGCGGACGGCCGGGTCACCGCGTTCCTGGAGAAGACGCAGGATCCGCCGACCGATCAGATCAACGCGGGCTGCTACGTCTTCCGGCGCGAATACATCGAGAAGATCCCCGCCGGGCGTCCGGTGTCGGTGGAGCGCGAGGTGTTCCCGTCGTTGCTCGCCGAGGGCGCGCGCGTGCAGGGGCATGTCGACTCCTCCTACTGGCGCGATATGGGCACCCCCGAAGACTTCGTGCGCGGCTCCGCCGATCTGGTCCGCGGTATCGCCCCCTCGCCCGCGCTGCCCGGCCAGCGCGGCGAATCGCTCGTCCACCCGGGCGCGGGCGTCGCACCGGGCGCGCTGCTCATCGGCGGCACCGTCGTCGGCCGCGGGGCCGAGGTCGGCGCGGGCGCCCGGCTCGACGGCGCGGTCATCTTCGACGGCGCGGTCATCGAAGCGGGGGCGACGGTCGAGCGCTCGATCATCGGCTTCGGCGCCCGGATCGGTCCGCGCGCGCTGGTGCGCGACGGCGTCATCGGTGACGGCGCGCAGGTGGGTGCCCGCTGCGAGCTACTACGCGGCGCCCGGGTCTGGCCCGGCGTCGAGATTCCCGACGGCGGTATCCGCTTCTCCACCGACGTCTGA
- a CDS encoding glycosyltransferase family 2 protein — translation MDWVRPRPLGSAAVSDSDSASAGLAVVTVTYSPGEHLEHFITTLADATTEKPQVILADNGSTDGVPELVAEANSHVRLLRTGGNIGYGGAINRAVAEIDPAIEFIVIANPDIRWGTDAIDQLLAAAQRWPRAGAVGPLVLEPDGSVYPSARRVPGLLDGAGHAILGTVWKTNPWTRRYRQENEEISERAVGWLSGSCLLVRRAAFDSIDGFDSRYFMYMEDVDFGDRMGKAGWHNVFVPSAEVTHAKGHAAGRHPEKMLPAHHASAYRFQADRHPHWWQLPLRLALRAGLAVRSRIAVRSALRQQAREAGNP, via the coding sequence ATGGACTGGGTCCGGCCGCGACCACTAGGCTCAGCGGCCGTGAGTGATTCCGATTCCGCCAGCGCGGGCCTGGCCGTCGTCACGGTGACCTATTCACCCGGCGAACACCTCGAGCACTTCATCACCACGCTGGCCGACGCCACGACCGAGAAGCCACAGGTGATCCTTGCCGACAACGGCTCCACCGACGGGGTGCCGGAGCTGGTCGCCGAGGCCAACTCGCACGTGCGACTGCTACGCACCGGCGGCAACATCGGCTACGGCGGCGCGATCAATCGTGCCGTCGCCGAGATCGATCCGGCCATCGAATTCATCGTGATCGCCAACCCCGACATCCGCTGGGGCACCGACGCCATCGACCAGCTGCTCGCCGCCGCGCAGCGCTGGCCGCGGGCCGGCGCGGTGGGCCCGCTGGTGCTGGAACCGGACGGCAGCGTCTACCCGTCGGCGCGCCGGGTGCCTGGACTGCTCGACGGCGCGGGACACGCGATCCTCGGCACGGTGTGGAAGACGAACCCGTGGACCCGCCGCTACCGCCAGGAGAACGAGGAGATCTCCGAGCGCGCGGTCGGCTGGCTGTCCGGGTCGTGCCTGCTGGTGCGGCGCGCGGCCTTCGACTCGATCGACGGTTTCGACTCGCGCTACTTCATGTACATGGAGGACGTCGACTTCGGCGACCGGATGGGCAAGGCGGGCTGGCACAACGTGTTCGTGCCGTCGGCCGAGGTCACCCATGCCAAGGGGCACGCCGCGGGACGGCACCCGGAGAAGATGCTGCCCGCCCACCACGCCAGCGCCTACCGCTTCCAGGCCGACCGGCACCCGCACTGGTGGCAGTTGCCGCTGCGGCTGGCGCTGCGCGCCGGACTTGCGGTGCGCTCCCGGATTGCGGTTCGATCGGCGCTGCGCCAGCAGGCGCGGGAAGCGGGTAACCCCTAG